The genomic stretch CCATGGGTTTTTCCATGGACCTTCCCTCTTTTAGGCTGGCATTGTACAAGGTGGAAAACTCTTGGGTGGTACCAACGATCCTATATCCCTTATAATTGTCTCCGTAGGAGATGGGCACGGCTTTTTGCACCATTGGATTTTTCATCAGGCCTTTCGCCTCTTCAAAAGGTATGTTTCCGGTAGGATTATCTACGTGGAGCACCGATGCGAGAACCAATTGAAGGGGGCTCCCCTTGGCACCAACTACCATATCTATCTCTCCTAAGTTGTTGTCCAGTTGGTTTCTGAAGGATTTGTCCAATTGTTGGATGCCCACAAGAAGGGCAATACTTACCGATAGCGTTAGGATGGCCAAAAAGGTGTAGAGGGGCCTGAACCTAAAATTTCTTATGCTGATCTTCCAAATGTTCATAGTTCCAATTTGTTGTTGAACATGGGTTTTATCCGATGGTCATGGGTTATTACAATTAAATTGGCGCTATTGATCTCGGCCTGCTCTATCAAAAGTTGCATTACCTTGCTGCAATTGTCGTCGTCCAAACTGGAGGTGGGCTCATCGGCCAAGATTATCTGCGGGTGGTGTACAATGGCCATGGCAATGCCCAGTCGTTGCAATTGTCCCACGCTCAGCTCCCTTATTTTTTTGTTTTTGCAATCCAATATATCCAAGTGTTCCAATAAGTCCTTGATCAAGGTTTGGGATATGCTTTTTTTGGCAAAGAAGAGCCTGGCTTCAAGATTTTCGATAACACTGAGGGATTGTATGGCGTGATTGCCCTGGAAAACGATTCCAATATTCTGTCCCCTGAACCTGTCCATCTCTTTGTTGGAAAGTTGATGTACGGGCACTTCGTCAATTTTGATGCTTCCGTCCTTGGGGTGGAGCATGCCTGCCAAAAGATGCAACAAAGTTGTCTTGCCAATCCCCGATTTTCCTAGAATTAGAAGGTTTTGGCCATTTTCCAAAGAAATATCCGGAAACTTAAAGACGGTATCTTCATTGTCATATTTAAATGTTAGGTGCTCGGTCCTTATCATATTTTACTGATTATAAACTGGAACGGGCCATTGGTCTTCTTGCTCCAATAGGCCGTTTTTCCAAAATTCCACTTCCATATCGGTAAGGAGACAATTGTTCAGCTCCTGAGCGATTTTCTCTTTCTCCAAATACTGCCCAATAAATACCAGCTCGTTCTTGCGGTCGCCGAACACGGTATCCCAGTCCGACTCTATCACTTTTTGGTTTTGGATAAAAGTTGGGTTCCCGATACGCTCACCAAACGGCATCGAAGCCCACCAAACACCCGCCGCGTCGGCCTTGCAGGAACCTCCGGCCGAACTCCAGACCAATGCCTGATCTGGCCTTGATGCCAACCAGAACAATCCTTTGCTCCGGATTATGTTTTGCGGGAACTGCTTGTTGATGAAATTTAAAAATCGTTCGGCATGGAACGGTTTTTTGCTTCTGAAGGTCATGGAACCAATTCCGTATTCCTCGGTTTCGGGGACATGGGCGTTTTCCAGTTCTTTTATCCATCCGGCAGAGGCTTCCGCTTTTTCATAGTCGAACAGGCCAGTGTGTATTACTTCTTCAAGCGGCACTTTGCTTTCCTTGGCCGGTAAAATACGGGCTTCCGGATTCAGTTTTTGAAGAATCGCGTACAGTTCCTTGAGCTCTTCCTCGGTCACCAAATCAACTTTGTTGAGTATAATAACGTTGGCGAATTCCACCTGATCGGTCAATAAATTGACAATGGTTCTATCGTCTCCTTCGATATCAGTGAGTTCACGGGTGGCCAGATAGTCCGAACTAGAAAAATCCTTCAAAAAATTGAGGGCGTCCACCACGGTGACCATGGTATCTATATAGCTAAAACGGCTCAAATCTATATTGCCGTCGGCACTTTCAAATGTAAAGGTCTGGGCCACGGGAATGGGCTCACTGATGCCTGTACTTTCAATCAACAAATAATCGAATCTGTTCTGAGCGGCCAAGCGTTCCACTTCGACCATTAAATCTTCCCGAAGGGTACAGCAGATACAACCATTGCTCATTTCCACCAATTTTTCGTCCGTTCGAGAGAGCGTATTTTCATTTTCGACCAATTGGGCGTCAATGTTCACCTCGCTCATATCGTTGACGATTACGGCTACTTTGAGCCCTTCTTTGTTGTGCAATATGTGGTTGAGCAAGGTGGTTTTGCCTGCTCCCAGAAAGCCACTGAGTACTGTTACTGGTAGTTTTTTCATTTATCTAATCGCTTAAGAATGATTTGGTTTAATGGTGATCCATCAAAATGAAATAATGGCACCTCGGGGAAACCCAGTGTTTTTTTGATGGAATTCCAATGTGTGGACATAGAAAAGTTTGTGTCGGTGGTTTTTGGCCTTTAACACATGGAAAATTTTTTATACAAGATGCTCGGATACAAAGTATGCTTGGCGTGGTAATCAAAAATCATATCCAAAAGCAAGGATAGTTGGTTTAATGCTTACTCTCGATAAAATTTGATTGTACCCTTTGGAACTAAACAGGGCTGGGAGGAGGGCGAGAAAAAAGCTGGTAAGCGGCTAGGAAGCCATCTGTTAGAAATTCATAATTTTTTGCAACTGGCCTAAAGGGTAACGGCTCAATGGCCAAAACCTCGAATTCAGAACCTGCAGGGGATATTTCCGGTGTATGCTGGCTTTTTACTATATGATCGCTAACCACACAATGGGCATAGTGATCTTGGTCACCATCATGGGCCAATACGTGAAGACCTGCCATTTTAACCATAAGGAAAATGGTCAAAAAGAAAAAGCCGATACTATGTTTCACGTAGCCTCTTTGCATTGGGCTTTAAAGTTATTACAAATATTGTTAAGTTGACCTTAAAGTTCCGGATAAGTCCGACAAAACAAGAAATCAATGTTTATGTGCGACGTTGGCCCGATATAGCTTCCAGTTTACAAAATGGGCCGCCGAAACCATCAATGCCCCTCCCACAGTGTTTACAATTTCCCAGGTTTCGTTCAAATCCAACCTGCCCAGAGCAATCAAACCAAAGCCAACTGCGGAAACGAGCAAAGGTTTGGGGTTATGGTGTGTTTTTTTGTAGCTGGGCCACAGTGAAACAAATACAAATACAACTCCGATTGCAATGAAGGTCCATTCAATAAGGGGGTTATGTAAAAAATGAAGGCTCGATAGGGATGAGAAAGAGAGAACGATGGGCACTGCTGCGCAATGTATGGCACAGATCAGGGAGCTTGTAAGGGCAATTATGTCGAATGTCGGTGTTTTTAACTTCATGGTGTTGGATTAAAAGGATTCTTGTGAAAGTTCCATGTTGGCCATGGCGCCTGCCAGGTTTCCGGATGCCACGGCTTGGGCAACCGATCGCATGGGGATACAGTTGTCACCACACGCAAACACTCCGGGAATGCTGGTCTTTTGGAACATGTCTGTTTTAAGAAAGCCCTGTTCGTTGAGCTCACAGCCCAATTCCTTTGGTATGTCGGAACTTTGTTCAAAGGGCAGTCCGGCGTAAATGGCGGATAACGCTAATTGTTCACCGCTGTCGAGAAATACCTGTTGTACATGCCCATCTTTGTGTTCGATTTTGGTAATTTTTTGGTTCAAGATCTTTACGTTGTGTTGATGAAGGGTTTTTAATTGTTCT from Flagellimonas oceani encodes the following:
- a CDS encoding ABC transporter ATP-binding protein; its protein translation is MIRTEHLTFKYDNEDTVFKFPDISLENGQNLLILGKSGIGKTTLLHLLAGMLHPKDGSIKIDEVPVHQLSNKEMDRFRGQNIGIVFQGNHAIQSLSVIENLEARLFFAKKSISQTLIKDLLEHLDILDCKNKKIRELSVGQLQRLGIAMAIVHHPQIILADEPTSSLDDDNCSKVMQLLIEQAEINSANLIVITHDHRIKPMFNNKLEL
- a CDS encoding GTP-binding protein, coding for MKKLPVTVLSGFLGAGKTTLLNHILHNKEGLKVAVIVNDMSEVNIDAQLVENENTLSRTDEKLVEMSNGCICCTLREDLMVEVERLAAQNRFDYLLIESTGISEPIPVAQTFTFESADGNIDLSRFSYIDTMVTVVDALNFLKDFSSSDYLATRELTDIEGDDRTIVNLLTDQVEFANVIILNKVDLVTEEELKELYAILQKLNPEARILPAKESKVPLEEVIHTGLFDYEKAEASAGWIKELENAHVPETEEYGIGSMTFRSKKPFHAERFLNFINKQFPQNIIRSKGLFWLASRPDQALVWSSAGGSCKADAAGVWWASMPFGERIGNPTFIQNQKVIESDWDTVFGDRKNELVFIGQYLEKEKIAQELNNCLLTDMEVEFWKNGLLEQEDQWPVPVYNQ
- a CDS encoding MerC domain-containing protein, yielding MKLKTPTFDIIALTSSLICAIHCAAVPIVLSFSSLSSLHFLHNPLIEWTFIAIGVVFVFVSLWPSYKKTHHNPKPLLVSAVGFGLIALGRLDLNETWEIVNTVGGALMVSAAHFVNWKLYRANVAHKH